From one Desulfurococcus sp. genomic stretch:
- a CDS encoding nucleotide pyrophosphohydrolase, translating into MEIREAQEHIKRLYYERDSHRGVFATFTWFTEEVGELAEAVLKMERRMLEEELADVFAWLLSIANLVDVDLEEAFKRKYTSLENS; encoded by the coding sequence TTGGAGATTAGGGAGGCTCAGGAGCACATTAAACGGTTATACTATGAGAGGGATAGCCATAGAGGTGTCTTCGCAACCTTCACATGGTTCACAGAAGAAGTAGGGGAGCTGGCTGAAGCAGTACTTAAAATGGAGAGGAGAATGCTCGAGGAGGAGCTGGCTGATGTCTTCGCATGGCTGTTAAGCATAGCAAACCTCGTTGACGTGGACTTAGAGGAAGCCTTTAAAAGAAAGTATACTAGCCTCGAAAACTCTTAA
- the radA gene encoding DNA repair and recombination protein RadA produces MPEGSNPGKEQSTGFISVRDIPGVGSTIAEKLEAAGYLSAWSVVVARAEELAEKTGLPLLTAQKIIENARKILGITFKTAREVKQERMNVRKITTGSKSLDELLGGGIETKTITEFFGEYGSGKTQICHQLSVNVQLPFEKGGLEGRAVYIDTEGTFRWERIEAMAKALGLDPETVMDNIYYMRAYNSEHQISIVDELFTFIPKNNVKLVVLDSVTSHFRAEYPGREHLAERQQKLNSHLHQLMRLAEAYNIAVVVTNQVMARPDVFYGDPTTAVGGHVLAHTPGVRVQLRKSRGNKRIARVVDAPHLPEGEAVFVISEEGIRDSEEE; encoded by the coding sequence ATGCCTGAGGGTAGTAATCCTGGTAAGGAGCAGTCTACTGGGTTTATCTCTGTTAGAGATATACCTGGGGTAGGCTCAACGATAGCTGAGAAACTAGAGGCAGCCGGATATCTCTCAGCTTGGAGTGTTGTAGTAGCCCGTGCTGAAGAGCTGGCTGAGAAAACAGGGCTCCCGCTTCTAACAGCCCAGAAGATCATTGAAAATGCTAGGAAGATACTTGGTATAACATTTAAGACGGCTAGGGAGGTTAAGCAGGAGAGAATGAATGTAAGAAAGATTACAACTGGAAGTAAGAGTCTCGACGAGCTCCTCGGCGGCGGCATAGAGACTAAGACTATAACAGAGTTCTTCGGGGAGTACGGCTCCGGTAAAACTCAGATCTGCCATCAGCTAAGCGTTAACGTGCAGCTGCCCTTCGAGAAAGGCGGGCTGGAGGGTAGAGCAGTCTACATTGACACTGAGGGAACCTTCCGCTGGGAGAGAATTGAAGCTATGGCTAAAGCTCTTGGACTAGACCCTGAAACCGTAATGGATAACATATACTACATGAGAGCGTATAACAGCGAGCATCAGATCTCAATAGTCGACGAGCTCTTCACTTTCATCCCTAAGAATAACGTGAAGCTAGTGGTGCTAGATAGTGTTACAAGCCACTTTAGAGCTGAGTACCCTGGTAGAGAACACCTGGCTGAACGCCAGCAGAAGCTTAACTCGCATCTCCACCAGTTAATGAGGTTGGCTGAAGCCTACAATATTGCAGTAGTCGTCACTAATCAAGTCATGGCTAGACCCGACGTCTTCTACGGTGACCCCACGACAGCTGTAGGCGGCCACGTTCTAGCGCACACGCCTGGTGTGAGAGTACAATTAAGGAAGTCGAGGGGTAATAAGAGGATAGCTAGAGTAGTTGATGCCCCGCACCTCCCAGAGGGTGAAGCTGTCTTCGTGATCTCCGAGGAGGGGATTAGGGACTCAGAAGAGGAGTAA
- a CDS encoding SWIM zinc finger family protein, translating into MDVKDTRLKLEEDASRGVEARSVLPLVYEHRFVRLKTPGDRDIWVYMGPRSDYVVIPGTYCSCMDFSVRVVSRSSYPYCKHLLGLEVALRRNLYRNLEVGESDAVGIVREILSQGFSRTLRRLLK; encoded by the coding sequence GTGGATGTCAAAGATACGCGTTTAAAGCTGGAGGAGGATGCATCTAGAGGTGTAGAGGCGAGAAGTGTACTACCGCTAGTCTACGAGCACAGGTTTGTTAGGCTGAAGACTCCTGGAGACAGGGATATATGGGTTTACATGGGTCCTCGAAGCGATTACGTCGTCATACCGGGAACCTACTGTAGCTGCATGGATTTCTCTGTGAGAGTAGTCTCGAGGAGCTCATACCCCTACTGCAAGCACCTTCTAGGGCTTGAAGTAGCTCTTAGAAGAAACCTCTACAGGAATTTAGAGGTTGGTGAATCCGATGCTGTAGGGATTGTAAGAGAGATTCTATCCCAGGGTTTCTCGAGGACTCTTAGAAGACTACTCAAGTAA
- a CDS encoding prepilin peptidase, with product MNYTLSLLEVLKAVYALTFLTVFSVQDYRRREVSDNLVYLFIGGSVVFLAFTVLVEGLNPYYTAFSAIVPAVFALMHAAGSMGEGDVLVVAALTMLYPNPSPTGLQTRSLLPPIYSITMYSALSVVVLSLLHGFYTTVRYSELLKNIPLKYRLVYPFIAKPMTIGDFVNSDFYYPLVLLQAGGRGVEAVYRLHYDIREDLNAHKETLRELVEKNLVSRDTYIWVSYGIPFMIPLLVGTLTFMLLGDTVLLALLGVLLGFTPLLSP from the coding sequence ATGAATTACACGTTAAGTTTACTCGAAGTGCTGAAAGCGGTCTACGCTCTCACATTTCTAACCGTATTCTCAGTGCAGGATTATAGGAGGCGTGAGGTCAGCGATAATCTAGTCTACTTGTTTATTGGTGGTTCAGTAGTCTTCCTCGCGTTCACAGTGCTTGTGGAAGGCTTGAACCCGTATTATACCGCTTTCTCAGCGATTGTACCAGCAGTCTTCGCTTTAATGCATGCAGCCGGCTCAATGGGTGAAGGAGATGTACTCGTTGTGGCAGCGCTAACCATGCTGTACCCTAACCCATCACCAACTGGCCTCCAGACTAGAAGCCTTCTACCTCCTATTTACTCTATCACTATGTATTCAGCTCTATCTGTCGTAGTGTTATCGCTTCTACACGGCTTCTACACTACTGTAAGATACAGTGAACTACTGAAGAATATTCCATTAAAGTACAGGTTAGTTTACCCGTTCATCGCTAAGCCCATGACTATCGGGGATTTCGTTAACTCAGATTTCTACTATCCGCTGGTTCTCCTGCAGGCTGGAGGTAGAGGAGTTGAAGCCGTCTACAGGCTCCACTACGATATAAGGGAGGATTTAAACGCTCATAAAGAGACTCTCAGAGAGCTAGTTGAGAAAAATCTTGTCTCCCGGGATACGTATATATGGGTGTCCTATGGTATCCCCTTCATGATACCACTGCTGGTAGGCACGCTTACATTTATGCTTTTAGGCGACACTGTATTACTGGCTCTACTAGGAGTTCTACTAGGCTTTACTCCTCTTCTGAGTCCCTAA
- a CDS encoding threonine--tRNA ligase: MRLLLIHARRFSYEVLEPAVEEPEPVEEKNLSLENALIVFTSIERGDDSSTISSAISEITSVYNQVKASSIVIYPYAHLSQDLAPPFEAVKILRELYENLSRSGIRVYKAPFGWYKSFTLECYGHPLSELSRSIKGSATTARRVIEKRFYIMTPDGALHDPSSFDYTNYPELKVLVDKEVFGRELPGGENKVNEYCGKFGFEWEPMSDHGHMRYGPHAAAIMESVIRYSWSVARSLGIPVFKVMGSNMFNLKERPVYEHAVLFGDRLYEVGVDEDRFVLRYAACHQQFAMLRDWVISYKDLPFGMFEVADSYRLEQEGEVALCFRLRKFYMPDLHILTRNLSEAVEVSLRVQAKIHEEAGKLGRRYVALYNVTEGFLRDHRDKLLEFVRRESYPVLISVIPSGIYYWVLNVEYHIIDNLKRPREIATFQIDVGNGERFNISYVDEKGEKHFVVIIHTAILGGVERYIYMVLDTAAQMEASGQTPYIPTWMSPIQVRIIPVSKAFNEQAFKIAEEISRRGFRVDVDDRDESLGRKIRDAGREWIPYMIVVGEREVATGTVNVRFRRSNDQRVMKLEEFIELLEKEVEGYPLVEATLPLRVSSRPVFSYGH, from the coding sequence TTGAGGCTACTCTTAATCCATGCACGTCGATTCAGCTATGAGGTGCTGGAGCCAGCTGTAGAAGAGCCGGAGCCCGTTGAAGAGAAAAACTTGAGTCTCGAGAACGCTCTCATCGTATTCACGAGTATTGAGAGAGGAGATGACTCTAGCACTATTAGTAGTGCCATCAGCGAGATCACTAGTGTGTACAATCAGGTTAAAGCTTCTTCAATAGTAATCTACCCGTATGCTCACTTATCACAAGACTTAGCCCCTCCATTCGAAGCTGTGAAGATCCTTAGAGAGCTCTACGAGAATCTGAGTAGAAGTGGCATAAGAGTATACAAGGCTCCATTCGGATGGTATAAATCGTTTACTCTCGAATGCTACGGGCATCCCTTAAGCGAGCTCTCAAGAAGTATTAAAGGTTCAGCTACAACAGCTAGAAGAGTAATTGAAAAACGCTTCTACATTATGACTCCTGACGGCGCCCTCCACGACCCCTCCAGCTTCGACTACACAAACTACCCTGAACTCAAGGTACTCGTAGACAAAGAGGTATTCGGAAGAGAGCTGCCTGGAGGCGAAAACAAAGTCAATGAGTACTGTGGGAAGTTCGGGTTTGAATGGGAGCCCATGAGCGACCATGGGCATATGAGGTACGGGCCTCATGCAGCAGCCATAATGGAGTCTGTTATCAGGTACTCGTGGAGCGTGGCGAGAAGCCTGGGGATACCTGTCTTCAAGGTTATGGGTAGCAATATGTTTAATCTAAAGGAGAGACCTGTCTACGAGCACGCCGTTCTCTTCGGGGACAGACTATACGAGGTTGGAGTAGATGAAGATAGATTTGTGCTTAGATACGCTGCCTGCCATCAGCAGTTTGCAATGCTCAGGGACTGGGTGATCAGCTATAAGGATCTACCTTTCGGGATGTTCGAGGTAGCTGACAGCTACAGGCTTGAACAAGAGGGTGAAGTAGCATTATGCTTTAGACTCAGAAAATTCTATATGCCGGACCTCCACATACTCACAAGGAATCTCAGCGAGGCAGTTGAAGTTTCACTGAGAGTACAGGCTAAAATACATGAAGAGGCTGGAAAACTCGGCCGGAGATACGTGGCATTATACAATGTAACCGAGGGGTTCCTAAGGGATCACAGAGATAAACTACTAGAATTCGTTAGAAGGGAGAGCTACCCGGTACTCATATCTGTGATACCTTCAGGTATATACTACTGGGTTCTCAACGTTGAGTACCATATAATAGATAACTTGAAGAGGCCTAGGGAGATCGCTACATTCCAGATAGATGTCGGGAACGGGGAGAGATTCAACATATCGTACGTGGATGAAAAAGGAGAGAAGCACTTCGTGGTTATAATTCACACAGCAATACTCGGAGGCGTAGAGAGATACATATACATGGTTCTCGATACAGCAGCCCAGATGGAGGCAAGTGGGCAAACACCCTACATACCCACCTGGATGAGCCCTATTCAAGTGAGAATTATACCTGTCTCAAAAGCGTTCAACGAGCAAGCCTTTAAGATTGCCGAGGAGATCTCTCGTAGAGGCTTCAGAGTAGACGTCGACGATAGAGATGAATCTCTTGGAAGAAAAATTAGAGATGCTGGGAGAGAGTGGATCCCCTATATGATCGTAGTTGGTGAGAGAGAAGTAGCCACCGGTACAGTGAATGTTAGATTCAGGAGGAGTAACGACCAGAGAGTAATGAAGCTCGAGGAATTCATAGAGCTACTCGAGAAGGAGGTTGAAGGATACCCGCTGGTTGAAGCGACACTACCACTCAGGGTCAGCTCGAGACCTGTTTTCTCCTACGGCCACTAA
- a CDS encoding PIG-L family deacetylase, whose protein sequence is MQPELELNEEILSKLDYSEAYKLLVTTESRKLSSVFETARRVLSIQPHPDDTDLAAGGLIAKLAKRGCEVIYATMTDGRLGTSDPELYPEKLAFIRMEEQKKAAEILGVKRLIWLNYRDSELEVTEEARSRLITLIRELQPDVVLTVDPWLTYEAHPDHIATGLLAVQAVIFAGLPHVNPGDIRAGLKPHATPYIAFYWTRKPNVYVDITDYMDVKLKAVASHVSQYPPGGFRELEGLLRVYSRLMGRRIGVLYAEAFKVVSPRHLHISFYTEDL, encoded by the coding sequence ATGCAGCCTGAGTTAGAGTTAAATGAAGAAATCCTCTCCAAGCTGGATTATAGTGAAGCATATAAGCTGCTTGTGACTACTGAGTCAAGAAAGTTGAGCAGCGTCTTCGAGACAGCTAGAAGAGTTCTAAGCATACAGCCGCATCCAGATGACACTGACCTCGCTGCCGGCGGCTTAATCGCCAAGCTCGCTAAGCGGGGGTGTGAAGTAATCTATGCTACAATGACAGACGGCAGGCTTGGAACAAGTGACCCCGAGTTATACCCTGAGAAACTTGCATTCATTAGAATGGAGGAGCAGAAGAAGGCTGCCGAGATCCTAGGGGTAAAGAGGCTTATATGGTTGAACTACAGGGATTCAGAGCTTGAGGTGACTGAGGAGGCACGGAGCAGGCTTATAACCCTGATAAGAGAGCTACAGCCTGATGTAGTATTAACAGTCGACCCTTGGCTAACGTATGAAGCACACCCTGATCACATTGCGACAGGCCTCCTTGCTGTCCAGGCAGTAATCTTCGCCGGGCTCCCCCATGTTAATCCAGGTGATATAAGAGCTGGTCTTAAACCTCATGCAACACCATACATAGCATTCTACTGGACTAGAAAGCCGAACGTGTACGTGGATATAACAGACTACATGGATGTGAAGTTAAAGGCTGTTGCATCTCATGTAAGCCAGTATCCGCCTGGAGGATTCAGGGAGCTGGAGGGTCTTCTGAGAGTATACTCTAGGCTTATGGGTAGGAGGATAGGAGTCCTCTATGCTGAGGCATTCAAAGTAGTATCACCGAGGCATCTGCATATCAGCTTCTACACCGAGGACTTGTAA
- a CDS encoding geranylgeranylglyceryl/heptaprenylglyceryl phosphate synthase, whose translation MSGRVFNYITGKIARGEKLHFTLIDPDKVADLERLEKLADEASSAGTDAFLIGGSIGVTPEEAGAAAEVLKKTGLPVIVFPGNLNCLTPKADAVLFMILMNTLEPYYLIQAQIQAAPIIRKYGLESIPTGYIVFNADTAVGHVGRVQSIPYSKPELAVAYALAAEMMGLKVLYLEAGSGAREPIPPVFPRLVKKYSNLVVTVGGGVRTPEIALELLKAGADIIVTGTIMEEEPVKGAEIVKAIKSFRG comes from the coding sequence ATGAGTGGCCGGGTATTCAATTATATTACTGGGAAGATTGCTCGAGGAGAGAAACTACACTTCACTCTCATAGACCCTGATAAAGTCGCGGACTTGGAGAGGCTTGAGAAGCTTGCTGATGAAGCCAGCAGCGCAGGCACTGATGCATTTCTAATCGGGGGGAGTATTGGGGTCACGCCTGAGGAAGCCGGGGCAGCAGCAGAGGTACTCAAGAAAACCGGGCTCCCGGTGATAGTCTTCCCTGGTAACCTCAACTGCCTAACCCCTAAGGCTGATGCTGTTCTCTTTATGATCCTAATGAATACTCTAGAACCATACTACCTGATTCAAGCGCAGATTCAGGCTGCCCCAATTATACGTAAGTATGGGTTGGAATCCATTCCAACAGGCTACATAGTCTTCAATGCTGATACAGCGGTAGGGCATGTAGGCAGGGTTCAATCCATACCCTACTCTAAGCCGGAGCTAGCTGTAGCCTACGCTCTCGCAGCAGAGATGATGGGGCTTAAAGTACTGTACCTGGAGGCTGGAAGCGGTGCTAGAGAGCCTATCCCCCCAGTGTTCCCAAGACTTGTTAAAAAGTACTCTAACCTGGTAGTCACTGTAGGCGGGGGCGTGAGGACTCCTGAGATAGCCCTGGAGCTCCTGAAAGCTGGAGCCGACATTATTGTCACAGGGACTATTATGGAGGAGGAGCCGGTTAAAGGAGCCGAGATTGTGAAAGCTATTAAGAGTTTTCGAGGCTAG